The Pseudomonas baetica genome includes a region encoding these proteins:
- a CDS encoding SOS response-associated peptidase encodes MCGRLSQYRGIHDFVAVLSIPDALINHVGDAPLARYNAAPTTALAVLHQHQQHLHADNLRWGWRPHWAKERPAPINARVEKVAHGAFFRAIWRHRLIVPVDNWFEWVDTEEKIRQPWLIRRADRGPVFCAGIGQFPTPGTDARDHDGFVIITADSVGGMLDIHDRRPVVFNSELASEWLDPATPIERAEQMLLFEGEGTEVFEWHKVDKAVGNARNQGADLIAKFA; translated from the coding sequence ATGTGCGGAAGACTCTCGCAGTACCGCGGCATTCACGACTTTGTCGCGGTGCTGAGCATTCCCGATGCGCTGATCAATCATGTCGGCGACGCTCCACTGGCGCGCTACAACGCCGCGCCGACCACTGCTCTGGCGGTTCTCCATCAGCACCAACAGCACCTGCATGCGGACAACCTGCGCTGGGGCTGGCGCCCGCACTGGGCAAAAGAGCGCCCTGCACCGATCAATGCGCGCGTGGAGAAAGTCGCCCACGGCGCGTTCTTTCGCGCGATCTGGCGTCACCGCTTGATCGTGCCCGTGGACAACTGGTTCGAATGGGTCGATACCGAGGAGAAAATCCGACAACCGTGGCTGATCCGTCGGGCGGATCGCGGGCCGGTTTTCTGCGCCGGGATCGGACAATTTCCGACACCGGGCACGGATGCCCGAGACCACGATGGTTTCGTGATCATCACTGCCGACAGCGTGGGCGGCATGCTTGATATTCATGATCGACGCCCGGTGGTATTCAACTCAGAGCTCGCAAGCGAATGGCTCGACCCCGCTACCCCCATAGAGCGCGCCGAGCAAATGCTGCTGTTCGAAGGGGAAGGCACTGAGGTGTTCGAATGGCACAAGGTCGACAAAGCGGTTGGCAATGCTCGCAATCAAGGCGCCGACCTGATCGCCAAATTCGCCTGA
- a CDS encoding ABC transporter permease, whose product MTTHSKDLPAPLAVPRRQPSPLNPTWQRRFKGVALPLLIVVALEIIVRIGWLPSYQMPAPSDIALTLTDLAEGALWKHIGASLIRVLLGFAIGAGLALVFAAWVGLSREAEAYLEPTFAALRSIPSLAWVPLLLLWLGIDETSKIVLIAIGAFFPVYVNVVAAIRNIDRKLVEVGHICGFSRLQLVSRILLPAALPGLFTGLRSGMSLAWMFLVAAELIAATKGLGYLLSDGRETSRPDIVLAAIIVLALLGKLSDGLLAALERRSLRWRDTFTGQDAQE is encoded by the coding sequence ATGACTACTCACAGCAAAGACCTGCCCGCGCCACTCGCCGTGCCGCGACGGCAGCCGTCTCCTCTCAACCCGACATGGCAACGGCGCTTCAAAGGCGTGGCCCTGCCGCTGCTGATTGTCGTCGCGCTGGAGATCATCGTGCGCATCGGCTGGCTGCCGTCCTATCAAATGCCGGCGCCGAGCGACATCGCCCTGACCCTCACCGACCTCGCCGAAGGCGCCTTGTGGAAACACATCGGCGCCAGCCTGATTCGCGTGCTGCTGGGTTTTGCCATCGGTGCCGGCCTCGCACTGGTGTTTGCCGCGTGGGTCGGTCTGAGCCGCGAAGCCGAGGCTTATCTGGAGCCGACCTTCGCCGCGTTGCGCTCGATCCCGAGCCTGGCCTGGGTGCCGCTGTTGCTGCTGTGGCTGGGCATCGACGAGACCTCGAAAATCGTCCTGATTGCCATCGGCGCGTTCTTTCCGGTGTACGTCAACGTGGTCGCGGCGATTCGCAACATTGATCGAAAACTGGTGGAAGTCGGCCATATCTGCGGCTTCAGCCGCCTGCAACTGGTGAGCCGGATTCTGCTGCCGGCGGCCCTGCCCGGCTTGTTCACCGGCCTGCGCAGCGGCATGAGTCTGGCGTGGATGTTTCTTGTCGCGGCCGAACTGATCGCGGCCACCAAAGGCCTGGGTTACTTGCTCAGTGACGGCCGTGAAACATCACGTCCAGACATCGTGCTGGCGGCGATCATCGTGCTCGCGTTGCTCGGCAAACTCAGCGACGGCTTGCTCGCCGCACTCGAACGGCGCTCGCTGAGATGGCGCGACACGTTCACTGGTCAGGACGCACAGGAGTAA
- a CDS encoding aliphatic sulfonate ABC transporter substrate-binding protein has protein sequence MKLSRPFFHLKTLLATSAMVLSLQPLAHAAETAPAQVHLDYAYYSPVSLVLKHFGFLEKALPQTKVSWVLSQGSNRSLEYLNSGGVDFASSASLAAVLSRANGSPIKSVYVYSRAEWTALVVRKDSPYQSIADLKGKKIAATKGTDPYLFTLRSLQQAGLKKDDVELVHLQHPDGRTALEKGDVDAWAGLDPHMAASQVQAGSSLLYRNPAFNSYGVVSVTEQYAKEHPQTIETVIKAYEQAREWALKNPDEFANLLAKESGLPLDVAKLQLSRTDLSTPQLTASDVVASKAAAPILVSEELVRRGVNVDQVIDQLLDSGVQQAVARQ, from the coding sequence ATGAAACTGTCACGTCCGTTTTTCCACCTCAAAACGCTGCTGGCCACCAGTGCGATGGTCTTGAGTCTGCAACCACTTGCTCACGCCGCCGAAACTGCCCCGGCGCAAGTCCACCTTGACTACGCCTATTACTCACCCGTCAGCCTGGTGCTTAAACACTTTGGTTTCCTCGAAAAAGCCCTGCCGCAAACCAAAGTCAGTTGGGTACTGAGCCAAGGTAGCAACCGCTCGCTGGAGTACCTCAACAGCGGCGGCGTCGATTTCGCCTCCAGTGCCAGCCTCGCCGCGGTGTTGAGCCGTGCCAACGGCAGCCCGATCAAATCGGTTTACGTTTACAGCCGCGCCGAATGGACCGCGCTGGTCGTACGCAAAGACTCGCCGTACCAAAGCATCGCCGACCTCAAAGGCAAGAAGATTGCCGCCACCAAGGGCACCGACCCGTATTTGTTTACCCTGCGCAGCCTGCAACAGGCCGGGCTGAAAAAGGACGACGTGGAACTGGTGCATTTGCAACATCCGGACGGCCGCACCGCGCTGGAAAAAGGCGATGTCGACGCCTGGGCCGGCCTCGATCCGCACATGGCGGCCAGTCAGGTGCAGGCTGGCTCGAGCCTGCTGTACCGCAACCCGGCGTTCAACAGTTATGGGGTGGTCAGCGTGACCGAGCAATACGCCAAGGAGCATCCGCAGACCATCGAAACCGTGATCAAGGCCTACGAGCAGGCCCGCGAATGGGCACTGAAAAACCCGGATGAATTCGCCAACCTGCTGGCCAAGGAATCCGGCCTGCCGCTGGACGTGGCCAAGCTCCAATTGTCGCGCACTGACCTGAGCACCCCGCAACTGACCGCCAGCGATGTCGTCGCCTCCAAAGCGGCCGCGCCGATTCTGGTTTCCGAAGAACTGGTGCGCCGTGGCGTGAATGTCGATCAAGTCATCGATCAATTGCTCGACAGTGGCGTGCAGCAAGCCGTCGCCCGCCAGTAA
- a CDS encoding ABC transporter substrate-binding protein produces MKLSRLLRHALTAALFASPLSYAAESLLLHVGDQNYYNIRASVEASGVLKDAPYTVDWKHFQAAAPLAEALQTGALDLGFLGDSGFLFLAAKQAPVKLIGVSRQNPDTIALLVPKDSPVKTIADLKGKKVAYWPGAWSQQLTLRALEQGGLPENYVDFVKLMPIDAAAALPQGSIDAFPVWEPYISQQIVFSGARPILTAKNLMPGLSAIAASAPSIDSKRAAIADFLARVKQARAWVDSHTDEYADLWAKKANLDQEVSRHWLRQAHMTVGPVDQQAATDLQSTADFLSKVKALPAPLATAGIIDTSFQRALAH; encoded by the coding sequence ATGAAGCTTTCCCGTCTCCTACGCCATGCGTTGACCGCTGCACTGTTTGCCTCGCCGCTTTCTTATGCTGCCGAGTCTTTGCTCTTGCACGTTGGCGACCAGAACTACTACAACATTCGCGCCTCGGTGGAAGCCTCGGGGGTGTTGAAAGACGCGCCATACACGGTGGACTGGAAACATTTCCAGGCGGCCGCTCCGCTGGCGGAGGCGTTGCAAACCGGAGCGCTGGATCTGGGCTTCCTTGGTGATTCAGGTTTTTTGTTTCTCGCCGCGAAACAGGCGCCGGTGAAACTGATCGGGGTGTCGCGGCAGAACCCGGACACCATCGCGTTGCTGGTGCCGAAGGATTCGCCGGTGAAAACCATTGCCGACCTCAAAGGCAAGAAAGTCGCTTACTGGCCGGGCGCCTGGAGCCAGCAACTGACTTTGCGCGCACTGGAGCAGGGCGGTTTGCCTGAGAACTACGTCGACTTTGTCAAACTGATGCCGATCGATGCCGCCGCCGCTTTACCGCAGGGCAGCATTGACGCCTTCCCGGTGTGGGAACCGTACATTTCCCAGCAGATCGTGTTTTCCGGTGCGCGTCCGATCCTGACCGCGAAGAACCTGATGCCGGGCCTCAGCGCGATCGCGGCGTCCGCACCGTCGATTGATAGCAAACGTGCAGCGATTGCCGATTTTCTCGCGCGTGTGAAGCAGGCGCGCGCGTGGGTCGATAGCCACACCGACGAATACGCTGACCTGTGGGCGAAAAAAGCCAATCTCGATCAGGAGGTTTCGCGGCACTGGCTGCGCCAGGCACATATGACCGTCGGACCGGTTGATCAGCAGGCCGCGACGGACCTGCAAAGCACTGCCGACTTCCTGTCTAAGGTAAAAGCCTTGCCGGCACCGCTGGCCACGGCGGGGATTATCGACACCTCGTTTCAGCGGGCACTGGCTCACTGA
- a CDS encoding polysaccharide deacetylase family protein: MTSGFRLLCAAAMVLGLAGCIAAPVEMTAQTETRLRAQAPVRFLLTFDDGPSASSFWNPSAAVLDSLKDNPVQPGIKAVFFVQTRAPRAGNSEIGRSIMRREHDEGHILAFHTATHWHTNHRSLDPQELEESLRNGTADIATITGAQPTLLRPPFWNFDKRTFAAYQQHGLHVLLTDLSANDGKIWGFNASPRRRANMLLQLSQVRERIALGEFPTVDGVIPVVVTFHDLNRYTARHTREYLQILLDSAAATGVRLADKPFYDDHAALEKAALARTVQQSSQDVQLPGIWNWIWDHGAH, from the coding sequence ATGACATCCGGATTCAGACTTCTTTGTGCAGCGGCGATGGTGTTGGGACTGGCCGGCTGCATCGCCGCGCCCGTCGAAATGACCGCGCAAACCGAAACACGCCTGAGAGCTCAGGCCCCGGTGCGTTTTCTGCTGACCTTCGACGATGGCCCCAGCGCCTCGAGTTTCTGGAACCCATCGGCGGCGGTGCTCGACAGCCTCAAGGACAACCCCGTGCAACCGGGCATCAAAGCGGTGTTCTTCGTCCAGACCCGTGCGCCGCGAGCCGGCAACAGTGAGATTGGCCGCAGCATCATGCGACGCGAGCACGATGAGGGGCATATCCTCGCCTTTCACACGGCGACTCACTGGCACACCAATCATCGCTCGCTCGATCCGCAGGAGCTTGAAGAGTCGCTGCGCAACGGCACGGCCGACATTGCCACCATCACCGGCGCGCAGCCGACGTTGTTGCGCCCGCCATTCTGGAACTTCGACAAACGCACCTTCGCGGCCTATCAGCAGCATGGCTTGCACGTGTTGTTGACGGATCTGAGTGCCAATGACGGCAAGATCTGGGGCTTCAATGCCAGCCCGCGGCGGCGGGCGAATATGCTGCTGCAGCTTTCGCAAGTGCGGGAACGCATTGCCCTCGGCGAATTTCCGACGGTGGATGGCGTGATTCCGGTGGTGGTGACCTTTCATGACCTCAATCGATATACCGCTCGGCATACTCGCGAATACCTGCAAATCCTGCTCGATAGCGCCGCAGCCACCGGCGTAAGGCTGGCGGACAAGCCGTTCTATGACGATCACGCGGCATTGGAGAAGGCCGCCCTGGCCCGAACCGTTCAGCAAAGTTCGCAGGACGTGCAGTTGCCGGGCATCTGGAACTGGATCTGGGATCATGGCGCGCACTGA
- a CDS encoding DUF1652 domain-containing protein has protein sequence MLAIADICRIVESGFPALKCDCTQVEQGLLRIKVYEPESGRVELLLNGVSPEHLVTVRDISNFIGELRTEMSAGRRAFAG, from the coding sequence ATGCTTGCCATCGCCGACATTTGCCGCATTGTCGAATCCGGCTTCCCGGCACTTAAGTGCGACTGCACTCAAGTGGAGCAAGGGTTGCTGCGCATCAAGGTGTATGAGCCTGAGAGTGGGCGGGTCGAGTTGCTGCTCAATGGCGTTTCCCCGGAACATCTCGTCACTGTCCGTGACATCTCCAACTTTATCGGTGAACTGCGCACGGAAATGAGCGCGGGCCGCAGGGCGTTTGCCGGTTAA
- a CDS encoding NUDIX hydrolase, with protein MKVRATVICEQDRHILLVRKPRCRWTLPGGKVEPGETRADAAVRELQEETGLDADGVLYLMELQTGGTRHHVYEASVTNIDQVRPQNEIIDCMWHPLNTVHNLNTSEATLRIVQAFQRRL; from the coding sequence ATGAAAGTACGCGCGACCGTCATTTGCGAACAGGATCGACACATTCTCCTGGTGCGCAAACCCCGATGCCGCTGGACCTTGCCCGGCGGCAAAGTCGAGCCAGGGGAAACCCGAGCGGACGCTGCCGTGCGCGAGTTGCAGGAAGAAACCGGACTGGATGCCGACGGTGTGTTGTATCTGATGGAACTGCAAACCGGCGGCACGCGACATCACGTCTATGAGGCCTCGGTGACCAACATTGATCAAGTACGCCCGCAAAACGAGATAATCGATTGTATGTGGCACCCACTGAACACCGTACACAATCTGAACACCAGCGAGGCGACCTTGCGCATCGTCCAGGCCTTTCAACGGCGCTTGTAA
- a CDS encoding DUF6338 family protein — translation MDDLVKDVIPLLQYLIPGFVSTWIFYTLTAFKQPDTFGQIVQALIFTFVIHGAVTGIGVVCLWVGAKGLSVGIWDGKAQTSWAFFSSLILGLLSCCLATNDRLHGWLRRRNVTKQSSYPSEWFCAFAQFDRLITLHLHDERRVAGCPAEWPPESANGQFLIHNPRWLDASGQTTPFGAEFLLIDSAKVKWVEFSPASEGSS, via the coding sequence ATGGATGATCTGGTCAAAGACGTTATTCCGTTGCTGCAGTACCTCATACCCGGATTTGTCTCTACCTGGATTTTTTATACGCTCACTGCATTCAAACAACCTGACACGTTTGGGCAGATTGTGCAGGCGTTGATATTTACGTTTGTGATTCACGGGGCAGTAACAGGTATTGGTGTGGTCTGTCTGTGGGTGGGGGCGAAGGGGCTTTCTGTAGGGATATGGGATGGAAAGGCGCAGACGTCATGGGCATTCTTTTCTTCGCTGATACTTGGATTGCTGTCCTGTTGTCTGGCTACCAATGACAGGTTGCATGGCTGGTTGCGTCGCAGAAACGTAACGAAACAATCTTCCTACCCGAGTGAATGGTTCTGCGCATTTGCGCAATTTGATCGGCTCATCACCCTGCATTTGCATGACGAAAGGCGCGTCGCTGGCTGTCCGGCCGAGTGGCCGCCGGAGTCAGCCAATGGGCAGTTCCTGATCCATAATCCGCGCTGGCTCGATGCCAGTGGCCAAACGACGCCTTTTGGTGCTGAGTTTTTGCTGATAGATTCCGCGAAGGTTAAATGGGTTGAATTCAGCCCGGCATCAGAGGGTTCGTCATGA
- a CDS encoding LysR substrate-binding domain-containing protein, producing MNPRTLTPSMSLLLAFEAAARHESYTRAAHELSLTQSAVSRQVQILEKMLGMRLFNREGRKVVLTDVGRMYQRELAEALGQIRSATLQAMAFCSGIHSLRLATLPTFGSKWLLPRLKDFYTAHPGMTVHLHSRIEAIDFDTSEIDAAICVGGGEWPGLTALPLHTEELVVIASAQLSAAERNNAEQHITGQLLLNVSSNAQAWAEWFTYHGLPHRSMRIGPSFEMTSHLIQAVRANIGVGLVPRILVEDELLNGELLQLGEPITSRRSYYLVYPPRNEALPSLKAFRDWLVDTL from the coding sequence ATGAATCCGCGAACGCTCACCCCCTCCATGTCGTTATTGCTGGCCTTTGAAGCCGCCGCGCGCCACGAAAGTTACACCCGCGCCGCCCATGAACTGTCGCTGACACAAAGTGCGGTCAGCCGTCAGGTGCAGATTCTGGAGAAGATGCTGGGCATGCGCCTGTTCAATCGGGAGGGACGCAAAGTCGTCCTGACGGATGTCGGGCGCATGTATCAACGCGAACTCGCCGAAGCCCTCGGACAGATCCGCAGCGCGACCCTGCAAGCCATGGCGTTTTGTTCGGGAATCCACAGCTTGCGGCTGGCGACGCTGCCGACTTTCGGTTCGAAGTGGTTGTTGCCGCGACTCAAGGACTTCTACACCGCCCACCCGGGCATGACCGTACACCTGCATTCGCGCATCGAAGCCATCGACTTTGATACCAGCGAAATCGACGCGGCGATTTGTGTCGGGGGCGGTGAATGGCCGGGGCTGACGGCCCTGCCCTTGCATACCGAAGAACTGGTGGTGATCGCCAGTGCGCAGCTATCGGCCGCCGAGCGCAACAATGCCGAGCAACACATCACCGGCCAGTTGCTGCTCAACGTCAGCAGCAACGCCCAGGCCTGGGCCGAGTGGTTCACTTATCACGGCCTGCCGCACCGCAGCATGCGCATCGGCCCGAGCTTTGAAATGACCTCGCACCTGATTCAAGCCGTGCGGGCCAACATTGGTGTCGGCCTGGTGCCGCGGATTCTGGTGGAGGATGAACTGCTTAATGGCGAACTGCTGCAACTGGGTGAGCCGATCACCAGCCGTCGCAGCTACTATCTGGTGTATCCGCCGCGTAACGAAGCGTTGCCGTCACTAAAGGCGTTTCGGGATTGGTTGGTGGATACGCTCTGA
- the ydiJ gene encoding D-2-hydroxyglutarate dehydrogenase YdiJ has translation MIAQLSPATALTTDYQQFLNALKASGFRGEISADYASRVVLATDNSIYQRLPQAAVFPMDADDVARVARLIAEPAYQQVVITPRGGGTGTNGQSLTDGIVVDLSRHMNRILQINVEERWVRVQAGVVKDQLNAALKSAGLFFAPELSTSNRATVGGMINTDASGQGSCTYGKTRDHVLELDMILRGGERLHGLPLEENELAAQCAREDRVGEVYRCARQIIDEQGELIKQRFPDLNRCLTGYDLAHLREADNRFNLNSVLCGAEGSLGFVVEAKLNVLPIPKHTMLVNIRYAGFMDALRDARALMALKPLSIETVDSKVLLLAMQDIVWHGVAEYFPESAGRPTLGINLVEFCGDDPEDLQRRVEAFIEHLASDRTVERLGHTLAVGHAAVNKVYGMRKRAVGLLGNVAGEARPQPFVEDTAVPPQHLAEYIAELRDLLDSHGLQYGMFGHVDAGVLHVRPILDMKDPQQAALVRPVSDGVAALTQRYGGLLWGEHGKGLRSEYAPAFFGELYPALQALKAAFDPFNQFNPGKIATPANTGAALLKIDEVTLRGELDRQIDEKVWQSYGAAMHCNGNGACYNFDPDDAMCPSWKATRERAQSPKGRASLIREWLRLQGEAGVDVLSDAIRRPAFFSTFWQRWRNSRAQAADFSHEVYDAMAGCLACKSCAGQCPVKVNVPEFRSRFLELYHSRYLRPARDYLIASLEYTIPHMARIPALYNGLMGASLVRGMLERVGGMVDVPLLSRFDFHAAMRRWQVQPATVSTLSALTPAQRERSVVLVQDAFTRYFEAPLLADLLELISRLGYQVYLAPFSANGKPLHVQGFLSAFNRAALRNARQLRELADIGVPLVGLDPAMTLVYRQEYQKVPGMQQCPEVALLQEWLLEVMPEQARQSSAETFRLLAHCTEKTNAPAATRQWEQVFERVGLKLATQATGCCGMSGTYGHEARNRQTSAVIYEQSWARQIDAPAEKGEALATGYSCRSQVKRQSDQALRHPLQVLLAVLRR, from the coding sequence ATGATTGCCCAGCTGTCGCCCGCTACCGCTCTGACCACCGATTATCAGCAGTTCCTCAACGCCCTGAAGGCCAGTGGATTTCGCGGTGAGATCAGCGCTGACTACGCCAGTCGTGTGGTGCTGGCCACCGACAACTCGATCTATCAGCGCTTGCCGCAGGCCGCAGTGTTTCCCATGGACGCCGATGACGTGGCGCGGGTTGCACGACTGATCGCCGAACCGGCTTATCAGCAAGTGGTCATTACCCCGCGCGGTGGCGGCACTGGCACTAATGGCCAATCGTTGACCGACGGCATCGTCGTCGACTTGTCGCGGCACATGAACCGCATTCTGCAAATCAACGTTGAAGAGCGCTGGGTGCGGGTGCAGGCCGGGGTGGTCAAGGATCAGCTCAACGCCGCATTGAAATCCGCCGGGCTGTTTTTCGCCCCGGAGCTGTCGACCTCCAACCGCGCCACCGTTGGCGGCATGATCAACACCGATGCCAGCGGCCAGGGCAGTTGCACCTACGGCAAGACCCGTGACCACGTCCTCGAACTCGACATGATCCTGCGTGGCGGCGAGCGCCTGCACGGTTTGCCGCTTGAGGAAAACGAGCTGGCCGCACAGTGCGCCCGTGAGGATCGGGTCGGCGAAGTCTATCGTTGTGCGCGGCAGATCATTGATGAGCAGGGCGAACTGATCAAACAGCGTTTCCCCGACCTCAACCGTTGCCTGACCGGTTACGACCTGGCGCACCTGCGTGAAGCCGACAACCGCTTCAACCTCAACAGCGTGTTGTGTGGCGCCGAAGGCTCGCTCGGCTTTGTGGTCGAGGCGAAGCTGAATGTGCTGCCGATCCCCAAACACACGATGCTGGTCAATATTCGTTACGCAGGGTTCATGGACGCCTTGCGCGATGCCCGCGCACTGATGGCGCTCAAGCCACTGTCGATCGAAACCGTGGATTCGAAAGTGTTACTGCTGGCGATGCAGGACATCGTCTGGCACGGCGTGGCCGAGTATTTCCCGGAGAGCGCCGGGCGGCCGACGCTGGGCATCAACCTTGTCGAGTTCTGCGGTGATGATCCCGAAGATCTGCAGCGCAGGGTCGAAGCCTTCATCGAGCACCTGGCCAGTGACCGCACTGTCGAGCGACTCGGCCACACCCTGGCCGTTGGTCATGCGGCGGTGAACAAGGTCTACGGCATGCGCAAACGCGCGGTCGGGCTGCTCGGCAACGTTGCCGGTGAAGCGCGGCCGCAGCCGTTTGTCGAAGACACCGCCGTGCCGCCGCAGCACTTGGCCGAGTACATCGCCGAACTGCGCGACTTGCTCGACAGCCACGGTTTGCAGTACGGCATGTTCGGCCATGTCGATGCCGGCGTGCTGCACGTGCGGCCGATTCTCGACATGAAAGATCCGCAGCAAGCGGCGCTGGTGCGCCCGGTCTCCGATGGCGTCGCGGCGTTGACCCAACGTTACGGCGGCCTGCTGTGGGGCGAGCATGGCAAAGGCCTGCGTTCGGAATATGCGCCGGCGTTTTTCGGCGAACTGTATCCGGCACTGCAAGCATTGAAAGCGGCGTTTGACCCGTTCAACCAGTTCAACCCTGGGAAGATCGCTACCCCGGCCAATACCGGCGCGGCGCTGTTGAAAATCGACGAGGTGACCCTGCGTGGCGAGCTGGATCGGCAGATCGACGAGAAAGTCTGGCAGAGCTACGGCGCCGCCATGCACTGCAATGGCAACGGCGCCTGCTACAACTTCGACCCGGACGATGCGATGTGCCCGTCCTGGAAAGCCACCCGCGAACGCGCGCAATCGCCCAAGGGCCGCGCGTCGTTGATCCGCGAGTGGCTGCGCCTGCAAGGTGAGGCGGGGGTTGATGTGTTGTCGGATGCGATTCGCCGACCGGCATTTTTCAGCACATTCTGGCAGCGCTGGCGCAACAGCCGCGCACAAGCGGCGGACTTCTCCCATGAGGTCTACGACGCCATGGCCGGTTGCCTGGCGTGTAAATCCTGCGCGGGGCAATGCCCGGTGAAGGTCAACGTGCCGGAGTTTCGTTCGCGGTTTCTTGAGCTGTATCACAGCCGTTATCTGCGTCCGGCGCGGGACTATCTGATCGCCTCGCTGGAATACACCATCCCGCACATGGCGCGGATTCCGGCGCTGTACAACGGCTTGATGGGCGCCTCGTTGGTTCGCGGCATGCTCGAACGCGTCGGCGGCATGGTCGATGTGCCGTTGCTCAGCCGTTTCGATTTCCACGCGGCGATGCGGCGTTGGCAGGTGCAACCGGCGACAGTGTCGACCTTGTCTGCGCTGACTCCGGCGCAACGCGAACGCAGCGTGGTGCTGGTACAGGATGCGTTTACCCGCTATTTCGAAGCGCCGCTGCTGGCAGATCTGCTCGAACTGATTTCACGTTTGGGTTATCAGGTTTATCTGGCGCCGTTCAGCGCCAACGGCAAGCCGCTGCATGTGCAGGGCTTTTTGTCGGCGTTCAACCGTGCGGCGTTGCGCAACGCGCGGCAGTTGCGTGAGCTGGCGGACATTGGCGTACCGCTGGTGGGGCTGGATCCAGCGATGACCCTGGTGTATCGCCAGGAATATCAGAAAGTGCCCGGCATGCAGCAATGCCCGGAAGTCGCTTTGCTGCAGGAATGGCTGCTCGAGGTCATGCCGGAACAGGCCCGCCAGAGCAGTGCCGAGACGTTCCGGTTGCTGGCGCATTGCACCGAGAAAACCAATGCCCCGGCTGCCACTCGGCAATGGGAGCAAGTGTTCGAGCGGGTGGGGTTGAAACTGGCGACTCAGGCCACCGGTTGCTGCGGGATGTCTGGCACCTATGGCCACGAGGCGCGTAATCGCCAAACGTCGGCGGTGATCTACGAGCAATCCTGGGCCCGACAAATCGATGCGCCCGCAGAAAAGGGCGAGGCATTGGCCACCGGCTATTCGTGCCGCAGTCAGGTCAAGCGCCAGTCGGATCAGGCGTTGCGCCATCCGTTGCAGGTGCTGCTGGCGGTTCTGCGTCGCTGA
- a CDS encoding paraquat-inducible protein A, producing the protein MKRPPTASELDLCLCHSCGLACDMSDEPHECPRCDAPLHRRKINSLTRTWAYLLAALVFYIPANLLPVMNTTMLGSGSDSTIMSGVLEFWQHGAWDIALIIFIASIAVPGVKFVALTLLLITVQRDSGWARRERSKLYRFVELIGYWSMLDVLVVALVAALVKFQALGDIEPRPGILFFGMVVVFTMLSAMSFDPRLIWDNAPDDEPLSDAEPPAAPATDGATPDPTGA; encoded by the coding sequence ATGAAGCGACCACCGACCGCCAGCGAACTCGACCTGTGCCTTTGCCACAGTTGCGGCCTGGCCTGCGACATGAGCGACGAACCGCACGAATGCCCGCGCTGCGACGCCCCGTTGCATCGGCGCAAGATCAATTCCCTGACCCGCACCTGGGCCTACTTGCTCGCGGCGCTGGTGTTCTATATCCCGGCGAACCTGCTGCCGGTAATGAACACCACCATGCTCGGCAGTGGCTCCGACAGCACGATCATGAGCGGCGTGCTCGAGTTCTGGCAGCACGGCGCCTGGGACATCGCGCTGATCATCTTCATCGCCAGTATCGCGGTGCCGGGGGTCAAGTTCGTCGCCCTGACGCTGCTGCTGATCACCGTGCAACGCGACAGCGGCTGGGCACGCCGCGAGCGGTCGAAGCTGTACCGCTTCGTCGAGCTGATCGGCTACTGGTCGATGCTCGACGTGCTGGTGGTGGCTCTGGTCGCGGCGCTGGTGAAATTCCAGGCGCTGGGCGATATCGAACCGCGCCCGGGCATCCTGTTTTTCGGCATGGTGGTGGTGTTCACCATGCTCTCGGCAATGAGCTTCGACCCGCGCCTGATCTGGGACAACGCCCCGGACGACGAACCGCTCAGCGACGCAGAACCGCCAGCAGCACCTGCAACGGATGGCGCAACGCCTGATCCGACTGGCGCTTGA